The nucleotide sequence TGTTTATCGCAATCGACATTGGTAATGAAGTACGTGAAAATCTTGTATCTTCACTGATGGAGATTTCCCACCTCAGCAAAAAAGTAAAACTTGTAAAAGCTGAAAGTATCCATCTTACAATCAAATTTTTAGGAAATTCAAAAACTTCTCTATTACCCAATATTATACAAAATATTGAAAACGCTGTTTGTGATATGACACAATTTCAACTTGAAGCTAAAGGGCTTGGTGCTTTTCCAAATCTACAGAAACCACGAGTTATTTGGGCTGGCTTGAGAGAAAAAAATTCTCACATTCTTCAACAACTTTACTTTAAAATTGAAGAAGCGATGTTTGAAGTGGGCTTTGAAAAAGAAAGACGGGAATTTAAGCCCCATTTAACGCTTGCAAGGATAAAATATCCTGAAAGAAACACAAAATTAGAAGAATATATATCCAAAAATGTTAATACCCCCTTTGGAGAAATAAATGTAAAGAAGATTGACCTTATGAAAAGCACTCTACTTCCTCAAGGTGCGCTTTATGAATGCATCTCAGAAATCCCCCTGCTGTAAATGATTTATCAAACTATTTCACCTCCCGCCCAAAAAGAAAAACAGCTGTTGTAAATATAAAAAGTCCAAGAATGGCAAGTGCTTCAATCTGAAATGACAAATCGCTTGCGTTTGCGCCTTTCAGCATAATGCCGCGGGCTATCTCAACGAAATAACGGGCAGGAATTATATAGGTTATCAACTGTATCCATTTAGGCATATTACTTATTGGGAAAATCATTCCTGACAATATAACGGAAGGCATCATTATTAAAAATGAAGTCATCATCGCCTGATGCTGAGAATTTGAAAATACCGAAATAAGCGTGCCAAAGCCGAGAGTAGTAAAAAGGAAGAGAAATGTCAGAAGGTAAAGAAGGAAAATACTGCCTCGTAAAGGCACATTGAACCAAAAGAGAGAAACCGTCAAAATGAGAGATGCCTCAAAGATTCCTATTAATACGAAAGGAAGAAGCTTGCCTGCAAGAAGCTCAAAAGCACTCAATGGAGTCGCCACAATTTGTTCAAATGTTTGAAGTTCTTTTTCTTTAACCACTGCGACTGAAGAAAGAAGCATCGTAGTCACTAAAAGAATCATAACAAGAATGGCAGGTATCATAAAGTTTTTGCTTTCAAGCTCTGGGTTGAATAAAACTTCTTCCTTCACATCTATCAACTGTCCCTTCGTATCCTTCAAATGAGAGTAGAGAATATTTTCTGATAAAAGCTCTGATTTTCTTATTTTTGATTTTAGAATCAAGGATGAAAAATTTCGAGTTATCTCCGATGCATAGCTTTCAACAATACGAGCATAATTTGAATCCACACCATCTATCAACATCTGTATTGAAGCCGTTCTGTTTCTGTGAATGTCAAAAGCAAAATTCTTTGGAATTTCTACCGATACTTTCGCTAACCCTTTATCAAGATAGATATCTTTATCATCTTTTTTCTCAAAATCTGCAGCCCTTATGAAATAAATGTTAGAAAAAAGTTTTCTCCTATATTGACGAGACAATTTGGTATTGTCCCTGTCTGTGACAACAGTCTTGACTTTGCAAATATCAAGAGTGGCGGCATATCCAAAGACGATTAACTGCATTATTGGAGCAATAAGGAGGATTCTAATCAGTTCAGGGCTTCGTCTTATTTGCTTCAATTCTTTCTTTATGACCGTAAAAATCCTATTCCACATTATTAATCAACAACCTTTCTGAATCTCAATGTGCTTATTGTAAAACAAATTATCATCATAAGAATTAAAATAGCTATTTCCCCATAAAAGTACGACAAATGCACGCCCTTCAAGAAAAGTCCTCTCATAATCGGTATAAAATACCTAGCTGGCACAAAAAGGGTTATGAATTGCAGCCATCGAGGCATCAATTCAATTGGGAAAACAAACCCTGAAAGCAAAAAAGACGGAAGCATTGTCCCAAGCAAACTCAAAAGCCAAGCTGTCTGTTGGGACTTGGCAAAGGCAGAAATCATTATTCCTATGGACAAGGCTAAAAGGATAAATAAAGCACATATAAATAAGAATTCTAAAAAATTCCCTCTAAAAGGCATTCTAAAAAGAAGGAAAGACACAGCCATCACAGTAAAAAGATTAATCATTGCTATTGCGCAAAATGGAAGCGTTTTCCCGAGCACTATTTCGTTTCGAGTAAGAGGAGAAGCCATCAAACCTTCAATAGTGCCAACCTCTCTTTCTTTAACCAATGTAACAGATGTAAGCATAGCTGTACCTACAAGTAAGATGATTGCAATCAGCCCCGGGATAAAAAAATATCTGCTATCTAATGATTGATTGTAGTATATGCGCGTTTCATCACTGATAGGGTTTATCGTTGAAATTCTAAATGGAAAATTATTTTGAATATACTTAGCAAGATACTTTGACGAAAAAACAGCTATTATTTTATTTGCATATCCTCTTACCTGATTTGCTGTATTATTGTCAGCGCCATCGATTATCAATGCAACATCTGCCGCATTGCCTCGATGTATTTCTCTTTCAAAATTTTTCCTTATGACAAGTATCATATTTATATCGCCCCGTTTAAGCATCTTCTCTGCTTCCTTGAGATTTCTTGCTTCAATATGGGCATTAAAGTATCCTGATTTTTCAAAGTGTCTTATGAGGCGGCGAGAAAGCTGAGAATTGTCAAAATCGAATACCGCATAATTTACATTGGAAACATCAAATTTAAGGGCAAAAACAAAAAGGATTAGAATAAAGGCAGGATTTACAATAGCAATAAAGAGAGTTCTAAAATCGCGAATAATATGAATAAACTCTTTGCGGGCAACAGGTAATATCTTCTTCATTGAATCAAGTAATAATTTCTCTGCCTTGAAAACTTTGGTAAAGATTCAAAAAACAATAATTCCATATTTGCTTCTCATCTTTTCGTTAGATGAACAAAAATATCTTCAATTGAAGGCGAAATTTCTTCAATATTTGTTAATCTGATATTATGCTCTTTCAATTTGCTAATTAACCCATCTACCCTGCTTTCAGAATCTTCCAAAATTATATGGATAGAATCACCGTAAATGTTAGCATCCTTGATTTCCGGAAAATCCTTGATTAGAGAAAACATCTTCGTCAGCGAGTCAGATTTCAATGAAAAGATTTTATAAGGGAGGGAAGTCTTTTTTAATTCTGATGGATTGTCACAAGCAAGCAATATGCCATTACTTATAAATCCAATCCTTGAACATCTTTCTGCTTCTTCCATATAATGGGTAGTAACAAAAAGAGTAGTGCCTGTGCTATTTATATCATAGAGATAATCCCAAATTATACGCCTCGAAACAGGGTCGACTCCTGCTGTAGGCTCATCTAAAAAAAGAAGTTTCGGTTTATGTACCACAGCGCAGGCAAGGGCAAGGCGCTGTTTCCATCCGCCCGAAAGATTTGCGGCAAGTGTATTTTTATATTTTTCAAATCCAAAATGCTCAATCACATTATTGGTGTTTTTTTCTGCATCTTTCTTTGATGACATATAGATATTCGCATAGAAATTGACATTCTCATAGACGGTCAAATCATCATAAAGCCCGAATCGTTGAGACATATATCCGATATTCTTCTTAATCTTCTCTCTTTGCTTAATTAAATCAAAACCTAAAACTCTTCCTTCCCCTGAAGTTGGATTTACAATTCCGCAAAGCATTTTTATCGTTGTACTTTTGCCTGCGCCGTTTGGACCTAAAAGCCCAAAAATCTCTCCCTGTGGAATATTTATTGTAAGGGAATCTACAGCAACAATATTCTTCTCATAAACTTTTCTTAGTTTTATTGTTTCAATGACGGACATTCTGACACCTGCTTATTGATTGACATCTATATAGGCATCTGCAATCATTCCCGGCTTAAATATTCTTTCTTTGTTTTCAAGCATCACTCTCACTTCATAAACAAGCTTGATGCGGTCGCTTTTTGTCTGGATATTTTTTGGCGTAAATTCTGTCTGCGGTGAAATGAATGAAACTTTCCCTTTAAATTCTCTTTCTGGAAATGTATCAATCTTAACTCGCACATTTTGTCCCTGCTTGACAGCACCTATATCTGTTTCAGATATATAGATAGTAAGCCAAGTATCATCTAAATCGGTAATCAAGGCAACGGGCATACCTTCTCTGAGAAATTCTCCCTTTTCAGCCAATTTTTCCGTAATGATACCGCTTATTGGGGCTCTAATAGATGCATCTCTTATTTTCTTTTTGATAAGCTCAATTTCTGCCTCTGCTTCCTTTACAGCGGCTAATGCTGATTCTATATCTTCGCGCCTATATCCTTCTCTCAATAGTGCATATTGGGACTTTGCTTCTTCCAATTGTTTCTTCAATACGCTTACCTCTGTTTCTGCGCTGTCATATTCCTGTCGAGATGCAAAACCTTTTTTATATAAGCCATCGATTCTTCTGAAATTTCTTTCTGCATCTTCAAGTTTTTCTTCTATCTCTCTTACAACTGCCTGTTGTCTTTTTACATCATATTCTCTATATCCGCTTTTTAAAAGTTCATATTTGCTCAAAAGCTCTCTGTATTTGGCCTCCATTTTCTTCAGGTTGATTTCATTCTCTTCTGTATCCAAAAGGCAAAGGAGGTCACCTTTCTCGACAAATTTCCCCTCTTTGAACATTATCTTTTCAATAGTGCCAAATGTTTTAGAGCGCACCTCTACTTCTGTTGATTCGATTGTCCCTGTTGCTTCAATAATTCTTTTTTGGCCACTCTCCCTAATGCAGGACAAAATATGGAAACTTAGAAGTAAGAAAATAAATGCAATCTTAATTTGGCTGTTATTCATAGTATTGTTGGAGAACAAATTTATAAAAGATTGTTATTAAATTTCTGTCAATAATAGCAATTTTAGTGTATAGAGTCCATTTAAAGCACTAAAAAATTTTGTCAAATATCGAATATGAGCAGAAAGATAGCAAGAAACGAAATATTATCATTGAAACCTTACAAAGCACAGCAGCGTGATTATCCAGTTGTTTTAGATGCTAATGAAAGCCCCTACCCCTTGCCTGCAAACATAAAAAATGCAATAGAAAAAAATATCGATTCAATTGCATTCAACCGCTATCCAGACCCTGAAGGGAAAAGGCTCAAAACCCTTCTTTCAAAATTCCATAATGTTGATGTTGAAAATATTGTCCTTGGCAACGGCTCTGATGAATTAATTTTATACCTAATCTGCGCATTTTCACAGCGTGGTTACAAAGTGCTTTATCCCGTGCCTACCTTTTCCATGTACGGAATTATATCCCAATCTCTTGGACAGAAGAAAATTGAAATACCATTGAATGAAAAGTTCGATATCGATGATGAAAGGATAATCGAAACAGCAAAAAAACAAAAAGTATCACTAATTTTTTTCAGTTATCCAAATAATCCTACAGGAAACTGTTTCTCAAAGAAAAAAATAATCAATATCCTTGACAACTATGATGGTATAACCGTTATTGACGAAGCATATGGAGATTTTTCAGGAAAATCATTTCTCAACCTTGTACCAAAATACAAAAACCTAATCATCTCTAAGACATTTTCAAAAATAGGATTGAGCAGTCTTCGTTTGGGGTATTTAATCGCCAACAGAGATATTGCAGAAATCGTTGAGAAGGTGCGGCTTCCCTTCAATGTAAATTCCTTTTCTCAAGGGTGCGGCGAAATCTTTCTGCAGAAAAGAAAAACAGTAAACAAATTGATCAAAAAAATAATCAATGGAAGAAAATTTCTTTATGAAGAATTGAAAAAAATTAAGAGTCTTAAAGTGTTTCCTTCTGAGGCAAACTTCATTCTTTTCAAGGCAAAAGACAACTCAGATGCCATTCATAATGAATTGAAGAAGAGAGGTATTTCAATTAGAAATCTCAATAATCCCGGCTTGCTTCAAGATTGTTTAAGGGTTACTGTTGGTACAGAAAAAGAAAACCGCTTATTTGTAAAAGAGCTCAAACTCATCATCAAAAAACTCTCATAAAACCCTTTGAAAGAAAGATAGTGCCATAGTACAGATAATTGCAATACCTATTATGTCAACGATAATTCCCCGAACAATCATTTTTCTTATAGGCACATAACCTGTGCCGTATACAATTGCATTTGGAGGAGTTGACACAGGAAGCATAAAAGCCAAACTTGTTGCAAAGCAGGAAGCAAGTGCAGGTATTACGGGATTGATACTCAAATTTTGAGAAACTGCTATTGCAATAGGAATAATCATATTGGCTGATGCGGTATTCGATGTAGTTTCCGTAAGCATCACAGCAACAATACAAAAAAGGATTGTTACACCGAAAAGAGTCTTTACATTTGTTGCCTCGATTAGATAATTTCCGAAGGATGCGGCAAGACCTGTTTTAAACATCATACTTCCTAAAGATAATCCACCGCCAAAAAGCAGAATAGTCCCCCAATCTATTTTTGCAGCTTCCTTCCAATCCAAAGTAAATTTCCTCTCCTTCCAATTAACAGGAAGAAAAAAAAGCAGGGCTGTGCCAATAAGTGCGGCGACGGCTTCAGGCATCACTGAAACAAGAAATTGTGCAAAAGGGTGATTTTTTCCGAGTGCCAT is from Candidatus Schekmanbacteria bacterium and encodes:
- the hisC gene encoding histidinol-phosphate transaminase, translated to MSRKIARNEILSLKPYKAQQRDYPVVLDANESPYPLPANIKNAIEKNIDSIAFNRYPDPEGKRLKTLLSKFHNVDVENIVLGNGSDELILYLICAFSQRGYKVLYPVPTFSMYGIISQSLGQKKIEIPLNEKFDIDDERIIETAKKQKVSLIFFSYPNNPTGNCFSKKKIINILDNYDGITVIDEAYGDFSGKSFLNLVPKYKNLIISKTFSKIGLSSLRLGYLIANRDIAEIVEKVRLPFNVNSFSQGCGEIFLQKRKTVNKLIKKIINGRKFLYEELKKIKSLKVFPSEANFILFKAKDNSDAIHNELKKRGISIRNLNNPGLLQDCLRVTVGTEKENRLFVKELKLIIKKLS
- a CDS encoding ABC transporter permease, translating into MWNRIFTVIKKELKQIRRSPELIRILLIAPIMQLIVFGYAATLDICKVKTVVTDRDNTKLSRQYRRKLFSNIYFIRAADFEKKDDKDIYLDKGLAKVSVEIPKNFAFDIHRNRTASIQMLIDGVDSNYARIVESYASEITRNFSSLILKSKIRKSELLSENILYSHLKDTKGQLIDVKEEVLFNPELESKNFMIPAILVMILLVTTMLLSSVAVVKEKELQTFEQIVATPLSAFELLAGKLLPFVLIGIFEASLILTVSLFWFNVPLRGSIFLLYLLTFLFLFTTLGFGTLISVFSNSQHQAMMTSFLIMMPSVILSGMIFPISNMPKWIQLITYIIPARYFVEIARGIMLKGANASDLSFQIEALAILGLFIFTTAVFLFGREVK
- a CDS encoding ABC transporter permease, yielding MKKILPVARKEFIHIIRDFRTLFIAIVNPAFILILFVFALKFDVSNVNYAVFDFDNSQLSRRLIRHFEKSGYFNAHIEARNLKEAEKMLKRGDINMILVIRKNFEREIHRGNAADVALIIDGADNNTANQVRGYANKIIAVFSSKYLAKYIQNNFPFRISTINPISDETRIYYNQSLDSRYFFIPGLIAIILLVGTAMLTSVTLVKEREVGTIEGLMASPLTRNEIVLGKTLPFCAIAMINLFTVMAVSFLLFRMPFRGNFLEFLFICALFILLALSIGIMISAFAKSQQTAWLLSLLGTMLPSFLLSGFVFPIELMPRWLQFITLFVPARYFIPIMRGLFLKGVHLSYFYGEIAILILMMIICFTISTLRFRKVVD
- the thpR gene encoding RNA 2',3'-cyclic phosphodiesterase: FIAIDIGNEVRENLVSSLMEISHLSKKVKLVKAESIHLTIKFLGNSKTSLLPNIIQNIENAVCDMTQFQLEAKGLGAFPNLQKPRVIWAGLREKNSHILQQLYFKIEEAMFEVGFEKERREFKPHLTLARIKYPERNTKLEEYISKNVNTPFGEINVKKIDLMKSTLLPQGALYECISEIPLL
- a CDS encoding HlyD family efflux transporter periplasmic adaptor subunit, whose translation is MNNSQIKIAFIFLLLSFHILSCIRESGQKRIIEATGTIESTEVEVRSKTFGTIEKIMFKEGKFVEKGDLLCLLDTEENEINLKKMEAKYRELLSKYELLKSGYREYDVKRQQAVVREIEEKLEDAERNFRRIDGLYKKGFASRQEYDSAETEVSVLKKQLEEAKSQYALLREGYRREDIESALAAVKEAEAEIELIKKKIRDASIRAPISGIITEKLAEKGEFLREGMPVALITDLDDTWLTIYISETDIGAVKQGQNVRVKIDTFPEREFKGKVSFISPQTEFTPKNIQTKSDRIKLVYEVRVMLENKERIFKPGMIADAYIDVNQ
- a CDS encoding ABC transporter ATP-binding protein, with amino-acid sequence MSVIETIKLRKVYEKNIVAVDSLTINIPQGEIFGLLGPNGAGKSTTIKMLCGIVNPTSGEGRVLGFDLIKQREKIKKNIGYMSQRFGLYDDLTVYENVNFYANIYMSSKKDAEKNTNNVIEHFGFEKYKNTLAANLSGGWKQRLALACAVVHKPKLLFLDEPTAGVDPVSRRIIWDYLYDINSTGTTLFVTTHYMEEAERCSRIGFISNGILLACDNPSELKKTSLPYKIFSLKSDSLTKMFSLIKDFPEIKDANIYGDSIHIILEDSESRVDGLISKLKEHNIRLTNIEEISPSIEDIFVHLTKR